Proteins from a genomic interval of Sandaracinaceae bacterium:
- a CDS encoding IS3 family transposase translates to DYIHFFYNLERRHSLLDYLSPVEFELKTQVAASAA, encoded by the coding sequence GCGATTACATCCATTTCTTCTACAATCTCGAGCGGCGCCACTCGCTGCTGGATTACCTCAGCCCTGTCGAGTTCGAACTGAAGACCCAGGTCGCCGCGTCGGCGGCATAG